gttctaaatatgatgaaaaagtcataggttagtatgtcgttctaaatacgatgaaaaagtcataggtttgcatgtcgttctaaaaattataaagagtcataggtttgcatgttgttctaaatatgatgaaaaagtcataggtttgcatgtcgttctaaatatgatgaaaaagtcataggttagcatgtcgttctaaatacgatgaaaaagtcataggtttgcatgtcgttctaaaaattataaagagtcataggtttgcatgtcgttctaaatatgataaaaagtcataggttagcatgtcgttctaaaaattataaagagtcataggtttgcatgtcgttctaaatatgataaaaagtcataggtttgcatgtcgttctaaatacgatgaaaaagtcataggtttgcatgtcgttctaaatacgatgaaaaagtcataggtttgcatgtcgttctaaaaattataaagagtcataggtttgcatgtcgttctaaatatgataaaaagtcataggtttgcatgtcgttctaaaaattataaagagtcataggttagcatgtcgttctaaatatgataaaaagtcataggtttgcatgtcgttctaaaaattataaaaagtcataggttagcatgtcgttctaaatatgataaaaagtcataggttagcattgtcgttctaaatatgataaaaagtcataggtttgcatgtcgttctaaatacgatgaaaaagtcataggtttgcatgtcgttctaaaaattataaagagtcataggttagcatgtcgttctaaatatgataaaaagtcataggtttgcatgtcgttctaaatacgatgaaaaagtcataggtttgcatgtcgttctaaatatgataaaaagtcataggtttgcatgtcgttctaaatatgataaaaagtcataggtttgcatgtcgttctaaaaattataaagagtcataggttagcatgtcgttctaaatatgataaaaagtcataggtttgcatgtcgttctaaaaattataaaaagtcataggttagcatgtcgttctaaatatgataaaaagtcataggttagcattgtcgttctaaatatgataaaaagtcataggtttgcatgtcgttctaaatacgatgaaaaagtcataggtttgcatgtcgttctaaaaattataaagagtcataggtttgcatgtcgttctaaatatgataaaaagtcataggtttgcatgtcgttctaaatacgatgaaaaagtcataggtttgcatgtcgttctaaatatgataaaaagtcataggtttgcatgtcgttctaaatacgatgaaaaagtcataggtttgcatgtcgttctaaatatgataaaaagtcataggtttgcatgtcgttctaaatacgatgaaaaagtcataggtttgcatgtcgttctaaaaattataaagagtcataggttagtatgtcgttctaaaaattataaagagtcataggttagcatgtcgttctaaatatgataaagagtcataggtttgcatgtcgttctaaaaattataaagagtcataggtttgcatgttgttctaaaaattataaagagtcataggtttgcatgtcgttctaaaaattataaagatcataggtttgcatgtcgttctaaatatgataaaaagtcataggtttgcatgtcgttctaaatatgataaaaagtcataggtttgcatgtcgttctaaatatgatgaaaaagtcataggttagcatgttgttctaaatatgatgaaaaagtcataggttagcatgtcgttctaaaaattataaagagtcataggttagcatgtcgttctaaatatgataaaaagtcataggttagcatgtcgttctaaaaattataaagagtcataggttagcatgtcgttctaaatatgataaaaagtcatttttagaacgacatgcaaacctatgactttttatcatttttagaACGATGATgaagtcataggttagcatgtcgtcTGAAACTGGTAAAAAATATTGCTAGTGTAGTATATTATATTTGAGCAAAAGTCCAAAAATATCACTGTATAGTCAgatacaaatatgtcagagaagagtaaagaatacaaataaaatgttagtCTTGTATAAAAAATTACaactaaaactaaaaagtaaatatatacatttgacaggaaataaatacaaaaaaaacaccattgtTTAGTGAAGCATAAATTCGTAAGTGATATTATAGgatgtgaaaatgtcagaaacttGACGGTAAAGATCCGTAAAAAAGATGCTATCATAAAGCAAACAGGCAAAAAGGTCATCGTGGCAAAACTTAAATCTCAAAACATAGTCAAGAATAACAATTCCACTGTATATTGctgtgaaaagacaaaatatcaTTGTATAGCTAAGAAATGttatatatacatgtttattttcccACATACAGAGCAACTAGGAAACAGCAGCCAATGAGAAACCAGCGGAGACTCAAATCATCACCCAGTTgtcatgtttgagtttttactAATAATTCTGTCAACGTAGACAAAATGAGACAATTTGACACAGAACTCGTtaaaaaaagtctttatttctcttttgaaaTTTGCATTTCATGGTTTCTGGTTATATTCATGTTATAGAAGACCTCAGTGTGTCAACGACATCACTTCTACaagattacatttcatttggatCTTGTAACTTTACGTTGATCTTCACAAAAACTTATTACAACATTTTTAGTTTCTGCCGAGCGTGAACTCAAATCAGATCTGATCCACATCTGGATTTTCGGAGTCACTCCAGATCGGGTATGTCCTCGTATCCTTCGgcttcttccttcctcctctgctcctccgcctcctcctccgccttcctcctctgctccgtcgccctcttcatctcctcctccacctccttcctctgcacCTCTTCcgctttcttcttctgctcctctttgtcCTTTAACAGCTGTTTATTCTCCGGCGTGTCGTAGGCCCACTCTTCGTCCGAGTCGCTGATGTCGTCGTCGGCGATGTCCCAGTCGGGCTGCTGGGTCTCGGCGAAGTTCTCCTCGGGCTCCGGCTCAGGTTTGTGGTTGGGATCCTCCAGTTTGCCCCAGGACACCTGGTCGGCCTTACGCAGGAAAACCTCCACCTTGGTCGGCACCATGTTGACGGAGCTCTGCTTGACGTCCATCACCTGAAGAGGGACGTTCAGATAAATCGTTCAGATACAGTTAGATGGGATTTTCTATAACCGTGAATCTAAATGGACCAgtgggaagagagaggaggcacTGGTTTGATTAAGCTCCTCCCTTTGACTACTCACCCCCCACAGGTGGAAGTCTCTCTTGAAAAGCTTGTTGCTCTCGAACTGGATTTGACACGAGAGCTGCGGGTAGAAGACGCAAAGTTTGAGCTTCAGCACATTTCTGCTTCAACATTTCAATGAATAAATTCAACATTGATGCTTTGAAGATCAGGAGCTTTGgtctatttattaatttaaagcTAAATTAGTTAATTAACTAGAGATTAATTCGAGGTTTCAGATTCCGATCGATGTCGTGATTGTTTTCTCGTCCCACTCACCACGGTCCCGTTCGCCTCGATGCAGGTGAACTCAGGGTTTGCGTTCTTGGCGTAAATCGTTACAACAACATTATCTTCAGTTTGGTGCCAATCATGTCGACACGCCACCTTCTTCTTGTCCTGtcaacacacagtcacacaaactgaATGAGTCCAAACACGAGATAAAAACCAGGTTCTGGAACTGATAAGAAATGACTTCAACACATTTAATTCATCTTGATGTATAAGAGTTCAAATTCATTCTCCACTGGCCACAAAGATTTCCATCCTTCAGTGTCTTTTACTACTATACTAAAGGCGGAGGGTGTTTCTGAGTCATCTCTTTATTCCACTCAAACGTCCCTGCAGACTTCGATCCCTCGTGTCCCAGCTGCCATTTGAATGTCAGCCGGTGGAAGTACCTGCTTGGGGATCCAGCGATGTTTCCCTGTGGTGCAGCCCTTCTGGTCCAGGAAGGCGTTGAAGTCTATCGtcctgatgcagcagcagctccagtaCTTGTACCTACACACAAATAATAAGAAGTATTTATCTACTGTTCTTAGAAAAACACATACAAGATCTTCAATtgacctttttatttatattccagCTTTAATGATACGTGCTTTTCTTTCATGACCTTCACATTCCTCTTTTGTAGAAACCGTCTAATTATGGTTTAAAGACTCTAAATACTATAGAAGTGATGTGTTGTGGTCTCTCACCCCTCGTGGAAGACGGGTCCACCCGGGTGGTGGGTGCACACCTCCAGGTCCGTCTCTGGACCGTCAAAGgtctgaacacacaaacattcatattttactAGATGATTATATGTGAAATTTTAATCTGCAAAGTATTTATGTCATTACTTTCACAgtgataaagataaagatatttcattaaatatttccTTGTAAATTTGTATAAAATCAGGCAACCAGGATAAAAATCTCTCAAGTTTATAATTtaagttcatttaaatatagtgtgattagttttttttttaaacctcatgGATCCAGCACAGTCATGGATCATGTTCAGTTACCAGCCTCCTCCACTAGATAGCGCTGTTGCTAAGCGTTACAGGACTGAAGTGGAGgaacgtgtgtgtctgtctgtctctgtgtgtgtgtgtgtgtgtgtgtgtgtgtgtgtgttagacagAAAAGTAAACAGGACTTTGTGAATAACAGATCCGGACACTCACTGTTTTGCATCCTGAGTTCTTGCAGCGAGTTCCCTGCATCACAGTCTGACTCTCTGTCGCAGgagaaacagtcaaataaagGTTCTTACACAACAAGTGAGAAAATTCATGAATCTGACTGAAAGGTTTTTGTTCCACAGACGCACTCTGACCTTTCTGCTCCTTGTCGGCTCTGTCATTGATCTCCAGCTTCTCCAGAACTTGAGCCAGAGACGCCGACACTTTCTGCGGCAATTTGGTCTTTGGCTCCTCTGaactgtgcagacacacacacagacacacacagtgttaacaCAGAAGGAAGTACAcaaactcagacacacacactgattcgTGACTTTATCGACTGAATGTTTGATCCCAGGGATGCGACCCCGTCCCGACCTCTGAGCACCGAGCGGCTGCATCAGGGAGTTTCAAGGTGACGTGAGCAGAAAGACTAAGTTCTggttatataaaatatatttatatataaactacacacacacacacctgggtctctctctctgcagcgtCTCTGCAGACTTGGGTCCCTGGTAGATTATCTCTCGGTCGTTGGCATGTTTGATTTCTCCTTTATCTGAAGTCACCTCCGGCCGGAGAGGCTCCTGGGGCTGCACATCGCTGTGACGCCCACGGGTGCAACCCTGTTCAAaaccagaggagagagaggaggatgagagagaggagagagacagagaagagagagaggagagagacagagaagagagagaggagagagacagagaagagagagaggagagagacagagagagagaggagagagagagaagagagagagaaagagagagagagacagagagagagacagagaggagagacagagacagagagagagacagagagaggagagagacagagagagagaggagagagagacagagagagaggagagagacagagagagacagagagagaggagagagacagagagagagagagagaggagagacagagacagagagagagacagagagagaagagagagaggagagagacagagagagagaggagagagagacagagagagacagagagagagacagagagagagacagagacagagagagagacagagagaggagagagacagagagagagaggagagagagacagagagagaggagagagacagagagagacagagagagaggagagagacagagagagagagagagaggagagacagagacagagagagagacagagagagaagagagagaggagagagacagagagagagaggagagagagacagagagagacagagagagagacagagagaggagagacagagagaagagagagacagagagagagaggagagagagacagagagagaagagagagaagagagagagagacagagagaggagagagacagagagagagaggagagagagacagagagagaggagagagacagagagagacagagagagaagagagagaggagagaaacagagagagagagagagagagagacagagagagagacagagaggagagacagagagaggagagacagagagagaagagagagacagagagagaagagagagacagagaagagaggagagacagagacagagaagagaggagagacagagaagagagacagagagaagagagagacagagaagagaggagagacagagagagagagacagagaagagaagagagaggataTTGATTTATAGTTATTGATCATAGAATCAACTTGTTTACTGTTAcaaacactgttttgttttaataagcatttattagtaatttaacagaaaacagaacCAAGAAGAATCCGGTTAATGAGGCTTCAACTACATGATTTATCtgcttttaataataaaatatacatgcATCAATATTCATATCCAACAACATCTAATTAGTTCTGTTGCTCATCCTCAATGTTCAAGTATTTCCCTGAGATGTAATTTTTACAGTGTCCTCGCTCCTCGGCTTCAGTTCAACACTATAAAACATACATTCACAGGAGCAtgaacttcctgtttgaccCCGAGCTGTTACCTTGATGGAGAGGAACTCGGAGAAGTCCGTGgttctcttcctgcagcaggaccAACCCtgcaggacaacacacacacacctggttgGTACCAGCAGAGAAGTAAAGgtgttgtttacttgtttacttgtttgtttgttttaccttCAGAGCGTCGTGGAAGATGGGGACGCCCGGGTGGAAGAGGCAGGAATCTgttgggaggagagagagagaatcgcTGAGTCTGGATTTAGACGAACTGGGTCAGCTGCGTTCAGCTGTCGTCCGAGGTCACGGGAGCTCAGAGTTTGTCCCGTACAAGGAAAACAGTTCCAGGATCAGAGTCGTCCACAGACACGTGGTTCAACGTGGTTCGACCGGCGACTGAGGCTCAGACGACCATAAGGACATTTTGAATCCTCATGCAAACAAAGACTGGTTCATCCAGATTCATCTCTAATCATTTGCAATATTTGTCTCAATGTTTTACTGTGAATTTGTCCATTTTGaactttgttattttattttatttgctaacaaaggagaaaaaactaaacaaacgAGCAGTATGAgaaacctttcaaaataaaagcagttgtTAATTCAATCTTCTTGATTTATGATTGAACCCAGCTATAATTGTGCAATAGGCTTGTGCAATTTACACATTTTGGGTcctaattttaaaatattacaagATTATCACAGTTCTTTTAGTTCAGGAGTCACAAACCTAAATCTCTAAATCTATTGTTTTCATAGAGGCTATTACTGTTTTCTACAACatgtacttttacattttatatttatgttgtgaAATAGACCTAAGTAAAATCTAAACTCCTCTAAGACAGAATGAAACCAAATCTGTAAACTACAAGAACAGAAGTCACAATAACTACTGAATTAAAGATTTCTTTCCTCGACCGACTTCCACCGAGGCTTCAGATCCAGAATATCAAAGCAGAGTTAAATTTAAAAAGTCTTTTACAAGTCCAGTAGCAGAAAGAGGCAGCAGGATCTCACCGGCCTTGTTCTGGTCGGCCTCATATTTCTCTCCACAGCCTTTGTTGTAGCAGAGCAGAgtcatgttcttcttcttcttcttcactccaCAGTCACAGGAGGTTTAAATCTGCTCTGAACGCTGAGGCCTCGGCTCCAGAAGTTTCTGTCGAGGTTTTTCTGGAAGGAGCAGAACGCTTCTCTCTCTGGTTTGGGCCTGACtgaatgaaaagataaaaatagCAGCTCACCTCCCTCTTCaatccccccaccccccacacacactacCCCCTGTCTATTTACAGCTGTCAAAACTTATCTgaagtgggggtgggggtgggggggggacattcCTACTGGTGAGTGTCGGTTGTCACATCAGGCCCAACTGTCACTTCCACCGGATCCACGTCAGAGTCGACCAATCACAGGTCTgtataatttcttttttattgacatttatgGTTCagttgtaaaatatcaagcttcaactacatatttttcaaaaaggGTAGACtggagaaaaatatatatatggtaaATTCTATAATTTAACGTATATAAATCAATACTTTAGGAGAAAGACTGGATTCGTAAAAAGGAGTTTTTAGGTCGTTTGGTCTGAAAATCCATCGTCTGAGCAGAGCGACGACAGCAGGAggcacaaaaataaattattcagtAAAAACCAAACGCTGCCGTTTCTCAGACTCAGAGAGTTTCATCTCTTACGAAAGAACCACTTagtcaaaaaggaaaaaccctGAAACACGAGCAAATAGACGGAGGAACAAACGTACACAAACAGTTCCATCATCGGAGTCAGGAGGAAGGAACCTGCGTTTAAACCCCTCAGCTGTTCTGCAGTAACACAACAGAAGTGtcacagaggacacacaaaAGTGgtgtacacaaaaacacacagcaaaacagaaACTAGGCTCTAAAAGgtaaatgaatgtttttaccagtggtttaaaaaggttttagtCAAATCAAAGACTAAACAAACACGATAACTACAGTGCATTTAACATCTTTGTTAGTTTACTTTGTTGTTTGATGGGACAACACATGTAAAAGGtgcattaaaacacatcttGAGCAGTGCATTAAGAGGAGAAAACTGTTTCTCAGGCAGattctattttatttctattgtttgataataaaaaaagtcaGGACCTtgaaatgtcagagtgaaaaGTGAATTTTAAGGTTCAGTAGATTTCCAGTTTGCAGACGCGGGTCGAGATGAAGAAAACTCAGACACGGGTGTTAGGAATGGAAAATGACTTTATTTCTtccaaaaaagagaaaaacaaatcctttgaataaacaaatatactgctgtaaaataaaagcctgtGATTTTTGTCCACTGTAACATTTGTTAGCCTTTCCATGCTTGATACAATCTATAATTctgctttaaataaatagaaaaaaaatgtacaaagaGACGGGggggaggagacagaagagagagcgaggaacCGATTAAAAGGTGGAACTCTGctcaaaaactaaaacatttggCATCTTTGAGAATTAATGGCTGATCCTGATTTGCGGCGGTTGGCTGCCCCCTCGAGATCTGCTTCCTCTGTTCCACCCGCCCCCACCGAGTAGTAATCATACCAATATACTGCTGTATGAACACGAATATCTgttcagaaaaataaagagtaaatgaaaaataatagcggattataagtgtgtgtattcaagctgcgtgttgtgttgtgtgtgtgtttctctatgTACAGAATAGTGAGGCAGCAATCCGAGGTTTCTTAccaaaaaacacagatgtaCAAAAACTGAACGTGCACGAGAGATCTTTGACACCGACGAAGAAACCAGGACAATTTTTAATCTGATCAACAGCTTCTCTGACGTTTCATTTTCTGAATCTTGGATTCCTCTATCCCACTCCGCACACGCGACCCACAGGGGGCGCCACAAGCGTGCAGAAACCCAGAGGACGAGTGCGGCGAGACTCGGATGTGACTcctcccgggggggggggagtgacaCCCGACAGGTTTTGGCTCCGTCTGTCCGATTCAGTTCAAACTGCCGTGGACGGAAAATGACTGGTCAAGAAAGTCTGATCCATTTCGCTCTTTAGGGAGACGTCTGAGTAACGGGGACTagagggggggggacggggTTTATCACCATCAGTATCACCACCACTGTCAAATCATGCTTTTATTTGGGGAAAGAGGACAACGAACATCCACAACGACACAACCATGCTCTCACCGACcccagaaagagagagaggagtccgCTCCCCCGACATTTGGCCTTAGCAGAGAACAAACGTGTTAAAATGACATCAAGGTTTATCAGCGCATCCTCCTCCATCTGGATTCATGCTACAACAATGCAGAGAggtggtggcagcagcagcgtttaAAGTTCAGACACTTTCCACGAGGCTGATCGGATTCTAAACCGCCCGAGTCGTTGGGCAAATCCCAGAGAACGGCAGTCGTACCGGGGACTTCCCAGACGAAGCGTGGGAGAGTTTTGAAGGGAGGGAGTTGCCGAAAGAGGAGCCTGCATGCTCGGCCAaaacccccccgccccctggATACGACCATTACCGAAGTGATAAAGCTGTTTTAATTACTGGCAGTTACATCGACGCTCAGGACGTGAGCCAGTAAcgaagacaaaacaaaaacaaccacagtggtctcctcctcctcctcctcttcttcgccGTCTATCGCACAGAATTCGACAACTTTGAAACCACAAGGGACACAAAGAGAAATCAAACCTCAAAGCAACAGGCAGGACTGGATTCCATGCAGAGAAATCTAAAggtggaaacagaaaagaaactggCCGGGGGGGGAGAGTTTGTTGAATAAAAGCCTGACGTTACTGTTCCTCCGTTTTCTGAGCAGGATATTAATCAGAAATGATCAGATCCTCAATGACATGATTTGATTCAGCATCAAAGCGGCTTCGCTTCCTGATGCGACAATTTATCACATCGGACT
The genomic region above belongs to Hippoglossus hippoglossus isolate fHipHip1 chromosome 18, fHipHip1.pri, whole genome shotgun sequence and contains:
- the zgc:92429 gene encoding cysteine and histidine-rich domain-containing protein 1 yields the protein MTLLCYNKGCGEKYEADQNKADSCLFHPGVPIFHDALKGWSCCRKRTTDFSEFLSIKGCTRGRHSDVQPQEPLRPEVTSDKGEIKHANDREIIYQGPKSAETLQRERPSSEEPKTKLPQKVSASLAQVLEKLEINDRADKEQKESQTVMQGTRCKNSGCKTTFDGPETDLEVCTHHPGGPVFHEGYKYWSCCCIRTIDFNAFLDQKGCTTGKHRWIPKQDKKKVACRHDWHQTEDNVVVTIYAKNANPEFTCIEANGTVLSCQIQFESNKLFKRDFHLWGVMDVKQSSVNMVPTKVEVFLRKADQVSWGKLEDPNHKPEPEPEENFAETQQPDWDIADDDISDSDEEWAYDTPENKQLLKDKEEQKKKAEEVQRKEVEEEMKRATEQRRKAEEEAEEQRRKEEAEGYEDIPDLE